The Chitinophaga sp. Cy-1792 genome contains the following window.
CTCTCCGGAAAGGCAAAAATTGTTTCCGCATTGAGTGGGTATTTTCCTGAACCGGTGCTGTTATTGGGCCACATAGCTGCAAATGTTTTTTGCAGCGTATATTGGTTACCGTTAATAACCGCATTGGCATAGGTTGCCGCCCGCTGGTAGTTCTGCATATAGAGGCAAACCCTGGAAGCCAGTGCTGCCGCAGCGCCGCTGGTAGCCCTGGATGCCTGGTCCAGCGGGGTACTCCTGGTGGCAGGCAATACCGCAATGGCCTCATCCAGGTCTTTTAAAATCTGCGTATATACTTCTGCGTTAGTATTTCTGGCTTTATTCTGGGAGCCATCATATCCCTCAAAGGCATCCAGCATAATAGGAACGCCCATATTACTTCCCTTTCCCTGCAAAGCGCCATCGCCATATTGCTGTAGCAGCACCAGGTGACATAAAGCACGGATGAATTTAGCTTCTCCCACAAACTGCCGCTGTATGGCTACATCAAAAGTGGCGTATTTCCCCAGGTTATTGATGATCACATTGGCCTCGTTAATGGCGACATAGGGCTGCGACCAGTACGGTTCATAATTTTTATCTTTAGGGTCTACGCCACCACTCACCAGCGCCTGATCATAGGAACCCACGATATTGCCGGTTACATCACCGAGCATATAGGCGTTGGCGCCGCAGGCATTCATCGTTTGCAGGTAAGCATCTGCCAGAAAACTTTCTGCAGATTGCCTGTCTTTCAGCAGATCTGCTTCTACCATTGTCCCTTCCGGCTTCAGGTCCAGTTGCTTGTTGCAGGCAGCATTCAGTAGCAGCAGTCCGGCCAGATATATACTATAGGATAATTTCTTCATAGTAAAACAATTTTAGAGTGATGCTTTTACTCCCAGTCTCCAGGTACGTGGAGCCGGCATCGTCAGTTCATCGAAACCCATACCCAGTGCAGAAGATCCGCTGGCGCTCACTTCCGGGTCTATACCGGAATATTTGGTAATAACGAGCAGGTTATTACCCTCCGCAAACACACGGAGTGAACGGATCGTTTTCACATGCTTCAGGAGCTTAGTAAAATCATATGTCAGCGAAAGACTCCGTAGCTTGATGAAAGAAGCATCCTCCAGGAAGCGGTCGTTCTGACGGCTCAGCGTATAATCGAACGATGAACCGAAGCCACCACTCGCATAATTGGATTTATTGATCATTGCCGGAACAGGAGTCTGCTGGCCAGGATACTGCCAGTACTGCACCATATCAGGCGAGAGGTTCCAGGTATCATTGGAGGTGGAAGCACTACCCATATAGTTGTACTGTGCTGCCTTCGCGCCATTGATGATCTTATTGCCGGCAGAGAAGTTAAAGAAGCAGTTCAGCTCCAGCGATTTCCAGGTGAAAGTATTACCGAAGCCACCAAAGACAACCGGCATGGCATCGCCCTTATAAGCCCTGTGCTGATAGGGACGGTCTGTATATTGTTGCTGAATAGGCGTTTCAGATGATTTACCATCTTTATCCAGCCATAGCGGCTGACCATCCTGCGGGTTCACGCCCCCCCACTGGTACAGATAGTATGCAGTTGCAGAATGTCCTACTTTCCAGAAGCGCCCGCCATCGAGTTCATTCTGCATTGCCAGATCATCTTCATTGATTTTATGCAACCGTACTACCTTGTTCCTGTTGGCAGATATATTGAAATTGGTGGTCCAGGTAAATGATTTCCCATTGATGTTCTGGCTGTTGATGGTCAGTTCCACCCCGTTGTTGCTCAGGTCGGCCAGGTTTTGTTTCTGTACGGCGAAGCCCATAAAAAAAGGCAGGGCGGAACTTACGATGGCGTTATTGGTTTGGCGGCGATAGAAATCCAGCGTGGCATTGACCCTGCTTTTGAAGATGGCGAGGTCCATACCTACGTTCCAGGTGGTGGTACGCTCCCAGGCCAGGTTAGGGTTGGCAGGCTGTTTTACACCGATGGCCGTCACATTGCCATAAGATGCCGCATAGGCATTGACAACATACTGCCCCTGGTTGCCGTAATAGCCATTACCTCCGTCACTACCGGTGAAGCCTACACTACCACGTATCTTTAGCTGATCGATCCAGCTGTTGCCCTTGAGGAAAGCGGCTTCACTGGGCACCCATCCCAATGCGAACGAAGGAAAGCCCACATAGCGATGATTCCTGGAGAAACGGCTGGAACCATCCATACGATAGGTTACACCTGCCAGGTATTGATTTTTGTACTGGTAATTCAATCTTCCCAGGAAAGATACCTGCGCCCATTGTTGTTGCAGCGAATTCACCACGCGTTTATTTTTAGCGGTAGCAATACTCAGCATTTCATCATTGATAAACTGATCGCCTACCACCGTAGTCACATCTTCTGTGGATGTTTCATAGCTCTGGCCCAGCATGGCGCTGATACCATGGCCATTGTTAAGAAGTTTATTGATATCTACGCGGTTGTTGACCACAAATTTGCGTAGCTGTTGCTGCGTTTCGGTGGCCATGCCGCCAACGGTTTTCGGGCGGTCGAGCACACGGCTGTAAGCACGGGAGTTGATCCAGTCTGTACCGGCATCTGAGTGGAACGACAGCCATGGCAGCAGTTTAAGGTCGGCAAATACGTTGCCGAGTACCCGGTTGTCGATAGAATAGTTTTTACCCGTGGTAGCCTGACCAACAGGATTGGAAACGCCAGAAGGCCCGGTAGGATTATTGCCATATAGCCAGTTGAATTTCCCAACGCTGTCGTATATACCGATATTGGGCGCTTTCAGCACTGCATCGCGGTATACCTGCTGGGCATTGAGGCTAATATTATTCGCCTGGTTTAAGCCCACGCTCACACCCACTTTCAGGGCTTTCGTCATCTGGTTATCGAAGTTTACGCGGCCCTGGTAGCGGGTAAAATCGTTGTTGATGATATAGGATTGTTGTTTATCGTAACCCAGACTCACAAAATAATTACTCTTTTCAGTGCCGCCACTGAGGGAAATGTTGGCATCTGCACCGATAGCATTCCTTACTACTTCATCCAGCCAGTTGGTATTTACCCCTTTGGGGAATTTATAGTTAGCTGGAATATACCATCCGCTGGTAGCCTTTCCGATAGAGTCTTTCAGCGCAAACAAGCGGTTATAGAAATCAGCATACTGGTCGCCGGACATTACCTCAGGCAGCTTGCGCGGCGTACTCACGGATGTTCCCAGCTGCACATCTACACGGGAACTACCTTTTTTCCCTTTACGTGTGGTGATGAGGATAACACCACCAGAGCCCCGGGAACCATATATAGCAGTAGAATAGGCATCTTTCAGCACTTCAATCGATTCAATATCATCCGGATTGAGGGTGGCCAGCGGGTTCTTTTCAAAGGTGGTAGGCGGGCGGTAATCACTCACTACCTGTGTGCCGCCATAGGAAGCGCCGGCATTGGTACCTTTGCTGTAGTCGACCGTATTCAGTTGCTGGTCGATACCATAGATAGGTACTCCATCTACTACTATCAGCGGCGTGTTGCCGTTGGGGTTAAGGGTACTGATACCGCGTATCGTGATGTTGCTGGCTGCGCCCGGCACACCGCTGGATGGCGCAATATATACGCCTGCCAGCTTTCCTACCATTGCCTGGTCTACAGACAATGGCATCTGTCCCGGTTGCTCATCTGCCCGGAAGGTACCTACTGATCCCAGGAGGTTACGTCTTTCCTGTACGCCATAGCCGATAACGACTGCTTCCGTAAGGTGTGATGCCTTGATGGTCATGCTCAGGGGCAGATTAACAACGGCAGCGCCTACACGTGCAGTCAATACGGCCGGCTGGTAGCCGATAGAAGAAAATTGCAGGGAATAATCGCCCTGCGGTACATTCAGTTCATAGGCGCCATCCGCATCCGTCATGGCGGTGTATTTCGTACCAATAACGCGAACGGTTACACCGGGGATAGGGTTCGTACTTCCTGCCTCCAGGCAGCGGCCACGAACCTTTCCGGGAACGATCGTGGAAGCCTGTAGCGGCAAGGCCGCAGGTGTACGGGAAATGATTATTACCCCATTCTTTTCTTCAAAGCTGAGGGCTGTGTGTTGCAGCAGGGCTGCCATCACTTTTTTGAGTGGTTCATTCGTAAAGTGCAATCTGGTAATCTTATAATCTGCCAGTTGCTTTTGGTCATAGCCTAATGATAGTTGGTAATTCTTTTCCAGTTTTTTGATACAGGATGCCAGCGATTCATTATCGAAGGCTGCTGTTATCCGGACTTCCTGCCGGTTTTGACTGTAGACGCTGTTGGTTGGTAACAGGGTGATACTGGTCAGTGAGAACACTGCATACACTACGCTCCATCTTATCATGCTGCGCACCGGCGCCAGCTTAAACGATTTTTGCATATCTTTGGTTGATTTTAGAATTAACTGACAGTGCGCAATTCATTGCACACCCAGGACCGTACCTGCGTCAACAGGTGCGGTTTTTTGATTTCAGACAATACGCTACCAGGGATGACGGCATATCTTCTCATCCCGGTAAAAAATAAAGTGTGGCGATTAATACTTTTTGTGAATAGTTATTTCGTTGTCATGCAGATCATATTGTATAGGATGTATACTACTGATGATATCCAATACCTGTGTAATAGTTAGCTTAGTACTACATTTTAGCGTGTATTCGTCCTGTTTCATTTCAGCAGGATTGAAACGGATTTTTACACCATATTGATTTTCCAAAGTCAGCGCCAGTTCCGCAAAGCCCACCTGCGATAAGGAGAGCATGCCATTCATCCATTCATTTACCTGTTCATTGTTCACCGTAGATTTCATGTATTGCTGTGCTGCCCTGCTGAAGGTCAGCTGATCGTTGGCACTCAGCACATCCAGGCCGGTTTGCTGATGCAACACCTTTACCATGCCCGTTTTCACGGTCACCTGTGTTTCATCCAGCAGGGAGTGGGCCTTTACATCAAAGGAGGTACCCAGCACCTGTACATTGATTTCTGAAGTATGTACTTCAAAAGGATGCTTTACATCCGGATGAATATCGAAAAACGCCTCTCCTTCCAGTTCTACGGCCCTTACAGCACCGAAGGCGCGGGGATATTTAATGGTAGCGCCGGCGTTTAGCCATACACGTGAACTATCCGGTAATACGAATTCTTTTATTTGTCCGGGTCCGGCAGTTGCCAGCAGTAGCTCACGGTCACTATTATACGATGTAAACAACCATCCTGCTGCTGCCAGCAAACCTGCTACCACAGCGGCCGCCATCCACCAGCGGCGGTACAGCGGCACAACATGTTCCGCTGCCGGTGCATGTTCTTCCATGGCCGCATGGATCTGCTGCAGCATGTTGTGCTGTATGTTCTTTCTGTGCGCATCATTCCTGAATACCTCCTCCGCGGGCAATTCCTGGGAATCGTACCAGGATTGCAGCCACTCCAGCTCTTGCGGGGTGCAGGTACCGGTATCGATCCGCGACAGGATATCCCTTATTTTTTCCTGGTCGTTCACGTATTTTTCGGTTTGCCTGTATATATGACACGCCTCAAAAGACAGCGTACCGTATCAGACTAAAAAAAATTCCAGATTTTTTATTTGCAGGAGAGTAATTGTTCCCGGATACGGCCAAGGGCAAGGGTTAGCTGGTTTTTGACCGTCTGGCGGCTGATGCCAAGCCGGGTGGCAATATCATCGATGGAAAGGAAATCACGACGATTGAGCAGGTAGATATCCTGCATACGCTGTGGCATGGCTGCCACGGTAGCGGCGATGATTCGCTGCATTTCATTCAGCAGCAAAGGGCCGTCGGCCTTAAAGAGCGGCGAAACAACAATATCAGCAAAGATATCCAGGCGTTGCTGGTAAGTAGTGGAATGACGAAAATGATTAAATACCCTGTTTTTAAGGGCTACATGCAGATAGGCCGCAAACTGTTCCCGGATGACCAGGTCTTTTCTTTTTTGCCAGAGGGCAATAAAGACATCCTGCACACAGTCCTTCGCATCTGCGTCCTGGTGTAGTCTGGCATAGGCGGCTATGTAAAGCTGCTCCCAATAACGATGATATAATTCATCAAAAGCTGCCTTATCATCTTGCACCCGCATACGTTCCCATAAAACGATATCCGGCAATCGATCCAATCACAAAAGGTTTAGGCATAAATATAAATAAATCCCTTTCAAATTTGCAAATCCTCCCACTTGTACCAACAACATTAAGATGGGTTATATTGATTGTAATTCAATATATTTGGTGGTCAGATCTTATATTTACATATCTTTTAATGAAAACTTTGACATTGAAAAGCAGCATGAAAAAACTGGCTCCAACTATCCTGATTATGGTATTATTGTTGGCACAGCTGATCACCAACGCCCAAACAGATACCACCACAGCTGCACATCATAAAAACCCAATCTTTAGTCCCGGAAAAGTCAGTGGCTGCTCCTACATCGTTCCGGCAGCACTCATAGGCATTGGTACGGTAGCTACTATTGTCAGGGTACACGACAACGAATACAAAGATGTGGTGCTCAATACCACTAAAAAAGAACCCGGCCTGTTTGCACAGCCTGAAAACTATACCGCTTTTGCACCTGCAGCAGCGGTGATCGTACTCAATCTGGCCGGCGTAAAGGGAAAACATGAACCTGCGGAACAGGCATTGCTGTATGCTGCATCGGCTGGCATCACAGCAGCCATCGTTTATCCGTTGAAGTCAGCCACACACGTGTTGCGTCCTGATAATACGGATTACCAGTCTTTCCCGTCTACACATGCGGCGATTGCTTTTGCTTCTGCTGAATTTTTAAGAAGAGAATATGGAGATCAGTCTGTATGGTATACCATTGGCGGCTATGCAGCAGCAACTGCCACTGCCATTATCAGAGTGGCCAAAGATGATCACTGGGCGGCTGATGTAATCGCCGGCGCCGGTATAGGCATTGCTTCCACCACTACAGCCTACTGGTTGTACGATAAAATAAAGGTGCATGTAAAAAATAAAAAGCGCTCCCATGCATTCCTGATGCCGGCAGTAGCTCCTAATTTCTATGGCGCTTACCTCGTGAAGGCTTTTTAAAACTCACTTTATTTCTTCCCTGTTTATCATTGGTTGGTAGTATCTGTAAAGTAATTTATAGATGGGTCACCGTATGCCTTTACCATTTCTTCCCAAGTAATCCCAAATAGCTGTTTTATCCATTTGCGGAATTTTTTATTATTCGCTCTTCTTACTTCATCTGTTACACTTATCCATTGCCCATTGACATATGGGTCAGGACCAACCGGATTGAAGCCCTTCCTGAGCGTATTTTCACGGATAGCGTTTAATCGCGCTGTCAGCCAATGTAATTCGGCAGGATTCTTCTTCCTGAATATATTTCTGTAATATTCGCTATGCCATCTGCAGAAATTAGTGTCGACACGTAGCATCTCATCCATGCGCTGATTATAATACCTGGCAATAGGGTCATCTTTCGTTAGCACCAATGGTTGCCACCTGATCAGCTTATCACGAAGTGTATCATTCAGCAGATAATCATAGGCATAAAACAGCGCTTCTTTATCTTCCACAGCTATTTCTACCGGTGCTTCTTTACAGATACATACATAAGCTGGCGGCACACCGCAATTGCTATAGGCCATTGCTTTATGATGCCCATCTATAACGAAATAAATATCGCAGGTGGAATCTTCATACACATTCTTCAAATCACCATACTCCGGACGCACCTCTCCCTGTGTAAATACCATTACTTTGGGCCGGCCTCCATTCCTGATCATGGTTTCATAATATTTGATCCGCTCCTGGTCCAATGACGCTTCCCGTTGTGTAAATATCCAGATAGGCCCGCCATAGGAGGCTCCCGGCGCCCAGCAATACCACGGAATCTGCTGCTCCTGCTCAGGTCTTACAATATCCACCCGATAACTACCTGACGGGAACAACTGCAGGAACTCCTGCATATTTTCTAAAATCGTGGCGTCGTCACCGTTAATCATCACCTCATTTACCTGTTCCGCCATAAAGGGCTCAAATCCGGCCGCATCATAATAGCAACCCACACTGGGGTCAGGTAAACCATAAGAAACGGCTACTGGTCTTTTGATCTTCAGACAGGTAGTATATTTATCATTTATCAGATCTATGATGGCTTTACCATCTGCTACATTTATAATCATAGGGTATAGGATATATTAATTATTACCCAAAAATGAAACACAAGTGCGCAATATTTTTGCGCACTTGTGTCATGGATAATAAAAAATATCAGAACTGCAGTCTGAAACTGCCGAACATACCGAAGTTGCTGGTATGGGAGAAGGTGGACTGCTGCGGATATATTCTCCATACAGCATCTACCCGGAAGAAGCGGAAGATATTATCAAAACCGGTACCTACTTCTGTATATACATTGCCTTTGAGCGAGCGCATGCCATAACCGGCAAATTCCATATGGTTAAATATCCTGTTTTGTAAAGAGAGATCACCAACGACAGACTTCACATTCCAGAACTGACGTACGCCTGTTCTGCGCATGAATGGCAGCAGGTTCAGCAGTTTACCGTTGAAATTGTGTTCTATATTCACACCGGCATAGCGGTCGCTAAAAAATTCGTATTTGTTCATGAGACTGAAAGCCTCTTTATTGTAATAATAGGTTTCATTCCCGGGATGCATCTGCAATAACATAAAGGGCAAACGATCGGTGAAAATTCTGCCGCCATATACCATGTAATACACTTTACCCCAGCCTGGCAGCGGGAATTGCTGCCGTACACTCAGACTCACTTTCTGGTACTGGTATTTGCTATCGAACATACCGTTGGGGGCAAAGGCATACGCAACTTCCGTCACCGGCAGATTGCTGCGTACATGCTTCACTTTACGGAAAGTGCGTACCTCTTTCTCTCCCGGCGCATAACGGAATTTAAACTGCATTTCAGTATTTACCACCTGCCCTTTCTCCTCAGACAGGAACAACTTATGCGGTGGCAGCGGATCAAAGGTGGTATAATGTGTGCGGGCAAGGGTGCCTTGCAGGGAGAACTCCTGCGGGAATTGTTTGAGCACGGACACGCTCGCTGTAGCCTCCCGGATGAATTTCTGCGGAATACCGCGACGCCGCACTATCTGGCCAAAGATATTATCCAGCGATACCTCTTCCCCATTAAAACCACGCTGGTTATTATCCAGGTCATCTTTATAAAAGGCCATCAGCTGCCAGCTCTTATCGTGCGACCATGTATAGGAAACCGCACCCATCCCTTTCATAGATTCGTCTTTGGTGCCGTATGCAAGGTATCCGTAGAGACGAAGGTCGCGGCTGAAAGCCGGTGTAGTACCCAGGTCGAAGCGTGTCCTGAAACCTTCCAGCTTGTTGCGGCTTATCCATTTATACCAGGGGCCGATTTCTACCTTGCCCAGTTTTATATGTCCATCTACCAAAAACGTAACTGTATTACTCAGGCGCTGGAAAGCCGGCAACGATTTCAGGGTATCTACCAGCGTGATGGCCCGTACCTCATTCTTCGTCAGCGTTTCCGGGCGATTCGCTTCCAGGTAGCGCTTCCCGGAAACCAGCGCACTGTCTGGTATCACTACCTCTTCCCTTTTCCTGTTGGCGTTCAGCTTAGCCGTGATGAAATCTTCATTGGTGGCAATATGGTGGTACAGCGTTGTTTTTCGACCAATAAACGTTGTTCTATCGTTTCCCAGTGGCGCCAGCTCCACGATGAAGCGGTCTTTTGTCACCACCCATTCCCGGGATTTATATGGTGCAAATTCCTGGATGATATCCAGTCTTTTTACGAAGTTAATATCTATAGCGCCTGCCACCGACAGGCTGATTTTTTGTATGGCCCAGGTGGAGGCCTGAATCCAGCAGTCGCCGACAAACAGGTTTTCCCCTTCCCGCCGCGGTGTAAACGCAAGGTGGTAATACTGTTCTCCGTTCCGGACAATGGTATCGAGGCCTTTATAATGATAGTAGTGATCTCCCACACTGCTGAGCGGACTGATAAATTCACGGCCGAAGATGTAGAGCGAATTCTGGTAGGTATTGATCTTTTGATTGATACCGCCGAGGTACTGCATGACGGTTTCATTTTTTATGCCGCTGGTATTCAGCGCACGGATTTCCTCCCTGACAACAGGTGGTGTGCCGGCGGCATAGTAGTCAGACACAGACTCACTGAGGAATACCGGCAGGAAAGGACGTTGCTCGGAAGTGGTATCGATTTGTTGATTGACAAAAGAGAAGGGCTTCATCAGCCTGGATTTCTCCCAGCGCTGGCGGTTGATATTGGAGAGATCTATTTCAAGTTTATTATATAATTCTGCATAATAATTTGAATAATGGGCGGGTGAATTCTCTTCTTTATGGGTGATGATTTGTCGCCACCATACCAGGCCTTTATCCATTTTGGCTTTTACTTCCACCCCCAGTTTCACTACGGCTTCCATTTGGATAAGCAGCGGCGTGGTACGCGTAGCTTCCATGGGCAACGCTTTTACCTCATAGCCAACATAGCGGATGATGAGGGTGTCATTTTTGCGGGAACTTACCGCGAGTTTAAAATTTCCGGCGCTATCGGTCATATCACCGTAGCCTGCCACCTTCCAGTAGACGGTAGCAAAGGGTAACGGCTCCTCTGTGAATTTATTAACCACCTTTCCATTAATAGCTGGCGCGTGTTGCGCCCGGATCTGCTTAACAGATAATAGCAAACATAAAAACACAGCCCAGCCTATGCGCGTACAGATATAGGTTTGCGGCATCAGTTAAACAGTTGTAGTATTTATAAGACGGGGCTTTTGCTGCCCCCCTCCATATACTATTCAAGATTAACAAAAAGAGGATATCAACTGTTGAAAGGCCGCAGGCCAAAGATCATAAATACACTATATCTCCTCAAAATGCTCCTCCTCCAATCGCTCCCGCTCCACATTTAACCCACTTTGAAGTTCATCAAATTTCCTTCGAAGCTCTGTTAGCATTTCGATTTGCTGATTTTCATATTTTCGGGTAAATAATACAAAGATCGTGTGGTTTGAATAAAGATATAGATGTTTGAAGTCATGCGTTATTTTCTTTGCATTTCCCTTAAGATTCGTATTTTCTGAGATATATAACCATGATAATTCACTGCGTAGCTCCTGATGCCTGTTCCTGATAAAATTTATATCAACAGTTTTATCTATATTCATCTGCTGCGCAATCTGAAAAAGCTCTTTAGCATCCTGCATGATGGTGATTACCCGACCAATAGTAATTAACTGCGCCATCCTTAATTCGAATTTGATCTGGGCAGCTTTTCTCTTCTGTTCCAGTTCGAACCTGAGTTGCTCTAATTCAAGCGTTACCGTTGCATTCCTGGTACTTATACTTCTGGCAGACACCAGGCTGATAACCCCAACAACACAAGACGCAGTAGCAGTAACTATGGCAATGATAACCGGCGCTTCCATAATATTTAAATTGATCGGGACTTTTATTATTTACCAGAGTCCAAAGCAAGCGAATCATAACAAAATATTCGCAGAATTAACGAATGCTTTTCCATTTAGCGCTCCCGCCCAATCAAAGGAAATTCTTCCCGGGATTTTTCAATTTCAAATAATTTCCTACATTCGTATTGATCGCGTTTAATCTGTAATTCCACCAATCTATTCATCCAGGGTCTGCCCTTTTGTATTTTATCACCAAAATTTTAGCTGATATAGTGAACAAGGTATATGAAGCTGACGAGGTTTTGCTTGAACGCGTGGCCCATGGCGATCAGGCAGCATTTACCCAATTATTCAATGCCTGGTATCCATACCTGGATTCCCATATTTTTCGTGTAACCGGCTGTAAACAACTGACCGAAGAAATAGTGCAGGATGTTTTCCTAAAAATATGGCATAACCGCAGCGCATTGTTGGATGTAAAACAGTTCAAACCCTACCTGCTGGTAGTTTCACGTAATCATGCCATCAATGCATTACAGAAAAAAGCCCGGGAATTCAGCGCACTCGAACGCTATAGCATAGAAAACGGACAACCGGCAGATGCCGCTGAACCTGATGCTGACTTATATGAACTGATAGATGAAGCCATAGATCAGTTGTCGCCCAGGCAAAAAGAAATTTACCTGCTGCACAGACACCAGCGGTTTACCTACCAGCAGATTGCTGCTCAGTTAAACATCAGCAGGGAAACAGTTAAAACACACCTGGAAACAGCCACCAGACACATTTCCAGGCATGTACAACTTAAACTGACCTTAGCGATTACCATCATTTCTCTTCTCAAATAATCATCTGTCAGAAAAAATATATAATTTTTTTCTGTACCCCCCTCCCCCTTTTTTACGTGTTTGTTTGTCCTGTATATGAATAGTGGACTATGGAACAACAGCAGCTACAGGAGTTATTCCGCAAATATTACAATAATGAGATCAGCCAGGAGGAACGATCCTTGCTCATGGAATACTTATCCCATGCGGCCCCGGAGGCATTGGGCGATCTGATTACAGCAGAAGGTTTGCAACTGGACGATATACATCCGGTGACATCTCCCGTAAAAGCACAGGAAATGCTGGCAATTATTTTACAGTCAGCTTCCCCTGCAGCTGCCCGCCGGGGATGGTGGAAATATGCCACCGCTGCTGCCGCTGCTGCCGCTATCCTGACAGGAATCGTTGTTACAACGCTTACCTTTAAACGTAGCAGCCATCCTCCGGAAAGAGTGGCTACCCTGCAAACCAATATCCAGCCTGCCAATGAA
Protein-coding sequences here:
- a CDS encoding sigma-70 family RNA polymerase sigma factor, with amino-acid sequence MNKVYEADEVLLERVAHGDQAAFTQLFNAWYPYLDSHIFRVTGCKQLTEEIVQDVFLKIWHNRSALLDVKQFKPYLLVVSRNHAINALQKKAREFSALERYSIENGQPADAAEPDADLYELIDEAIDQLSPRQKEIYLLHRHQRFTYQQIAAQLNISRETVKTHLETATRHISRHVQLKLTLAITIISLLK
- a CDS encoding DUF5686 and carboxypeptidase-like regulatory domain-containing protein, whose protein sequence is MPQTYICTRIGWAVFLCLLLSVKQIRAQHAPAINGKVVNKFTEEPLPFATVYWKVAGYGDMTDSAGNFKLAVSSRKNDTLIIRYVGYEVKALPMEATRTTPLLIQMEAVVKLGVEVKAKMDKGLVWWRQIITHKEENSPAHYSNYYAELYNKLEIDLSNINRQRWEKSRLMKPFSFVNQQIDTTSEQRPFLPVFLSESVSDYYAAGTPPVVREEIRALNTSGIKNETVMQYLGGINQKINTYQNSLYIFGREFISPLSSVGDHYYHYKGLDTIVRNGEQYYHLAFTPRREGENLFVGDCWIQASTWAIQKISLSVAGAIDINFVKRLDIIQEFAPYKSREWVVTKDRFIVELAPLGNDRTTFIGRKTTLYHHIATNEDFITAKLNANRKREEVVIPDSALVSGKRYLEANRPETLTKNEVRAITLVDTLKSLPAFQRLSNTVTFLVDGHIKLGKVEIGPWYKWISRNKLEGFRTRFDLGTTPAFSRDLRLYGYLAYGTKDESMKGMGAVSYTWSHDKSWQLMAFYKDDLDNNQRGFNGEEVSLDNIFGQIVRRRGIPQKFIREATASVSVLKQFPQEFSLQGTLARTHYTTFDPLPPHKLFLSEEKGQVVNTEMQFKFRYAPGEKEVRTFRKVKHVRSNLPVTEVAYAFAPNGMFDSKYQYQKVSLSVRQQFPLPGWGKVYYMVYGGRIFTDRLPFMLLQMHPGNETYYYNKEAFSLMNKYEFFSDRYAGVNIEHNFNGKLLNLLPFMRRTGVRQFWNVKSVVGDLSLQNRIFNHMEFAGYGMRSLKGNVYTEVGTGFDNIFRFFRVDAVWRIYPQQSTFSHTSNFGMFGSFRLQF